In Serinus canaria isolate serCan28SL12 chromosome 4, serCan2020, whole genome shotgun sequence, the sequence CTTTCAAAAGGGAAGGAATTTAGTAATGACACTTTCATTCACTTTTTTTGCAGTGATCCCTGTCCTTCTGCCAGCACATTGTGTGGTTGCCAAGTACATGTATGCAAATTTTTATGGTCACAGGGAACCCTTCTcccaaaaattcaaaaattgGACTTTTTAATTTCCAAGGTAACGAAAGTCAGATTACTGTTTCTAACAGATTTGCTTTCTACAATTCCCCCATTGCAGGGGGCAGCTGCTATAGAAAATAAGGAGCAATGATCACTATTATGAGCACTGTGAGGAAATCCTACCTCTCCAGAGTCTCTGTAGGTTAATTTGTTCACGATTCTAATGGCTTTGTGGAATGCCCCGTTATCCTGGCTGCTCGCTGGTTGTAATTTCTGGACGCCCTTCTTGAAGCAGGTCACAGCTGTGGACAGGCATCCCTCCTAGGGCAGGAGAAGAAGGAACTGATTTAAAGCCAGTGTTGCTGCAGCACTTTTTCCTGCTCATGTTAGATTGTGGTCCATGTGCAGAAGAAGATATCCAGGATATTAACTCAGAATATTTAgctattccttttttttatgcAAGTGATATTGAGGATTTACTTTGGCTGTTCTTGCATAgttatttcagtatttcctaGTAAAATAAATGCCCACTTGGCTATTAATCATGACAACATTTGTAAGAAAACAGTTCTGAAGTACTCTTCAGTTACATGCAGTAGGTTTTCACCTGCTAAGCatgagcattttatttttaaaaaactgcagTAGGGgaatatgcttttttttcctttctcattttggTGCTCTTTCTGATAATGCCTCGTTGATAAATAGAATTGCTGAAGAACTGCATGTTTTCAAATACTATTAAAATGTTGTTATATGATAGCATCAGAAATAATACAGAAACTATCCCCAAAACTAACCTGACAGtcaacagagaaaggaaagcaatgTTTACTGCAGCAAATTTAActtgctttctgttttccaaagaagGAAGCTGCTGATTACACGTATTAGAAAGGCTCCAAAGCCATCATCCTTGTTTGCATACCAGCTGCTACCCAAGCTGAGTCTCCTCTGCCTTATGAGATGTCACTGCAGTTTGCTGCTTGGGCAAGGACAAGGCAGCTTTCATGGATGTTGCTTAGAGCAAATTTTGCTAGCAACATTCTGTGTTGGTCAGATAAAacatcttattttctttaaaagtcaCACGTTTATGTTTGTTTCAAGTATCCTTACCGTAACCGGCCTTGcttactggaaaaaaacactACTCGTCTTTAAAGAGATCGATTTTCCAGctgaaactgaaaacatttttggtCTCATCCGTGCTGAGCTGAGAAACCAGCATTTCTCAtctgtgctgccttttctgttttgctgagcTGTCACTTagagctgaggcagcacaggaTCAGGGCACCGCAAGGATTGTGGGGCCCAGCAGGTTGTCACGGGCTGAGCGCTTTGGGGATGAGGCATGAAGGAGCACACACCACTGGAAATGCCTGAAGGGGGCTAGAAATGTCTAAAATATTTGTACTGGTGGCAgttggcagcagcactgcatctGACTCAAACTGGCTTTACAGATGAGCCCGTAGAGCCCTCGCTTCCGGAATTAGTGATCAGCGGGGTGAGATACAGATCCAGGGCAAGTCAGCATCTTGTCACTCAGTGACActtcagctgcagtgccagtCACCAGCAGGAGAGCTCATTTACCCTCCAGACTGGAATTACCTCAGCCTTAACActgcttttttactttttaacaCTGCTGTTTTCCCTTGAATTGATGTCCTCTAATCTCTCTTTATTCAAATGAAAGGATACTTCATTGCTGAGGGTACAAGGAAATTATGTGGGAATGAATTGGGGCTAACAATCCACACAAAGGAACCTCAAGGAAGCCAGAACAGATTTGGATAAACCACTTAATTCTAAATTTTATAATAGGTGATTTTCTCATTGAATATTCAAGACCAAATGCAAATCTGGCAAGAGCAGGTTATAATAAATTctaatattttgatatttgaaaTACAGTTATGTGAGCAACTTTTTATTAAATTGAGTTTCACTAGGCTGTGATGTAACCTAATCACTGACTACCGCTTTAGCACACTGTGATACGTATTTTAGTCACCCTGTAGGATGAAAAGTTTGTTGAATTGGTTGCTGGTGATAATTACCATTAGCACACTAATGTTTTTTTACATGTCTTACATCAGAAGCTGAACCCATATCAATACCTTCTAAATATGTGAATTCTCTGTCTCCTCTAGTATTCAGAGGAGGCACTTAGGACCTCTCAGAATCAAACAGTAAAGCCCTAAGCTGCAAGTGAGgtgttgttttccttcctgaggTGAGCATgactttttttaagaaaaaaccccaacaacctCATTAAGCAATTAGTCACCAGTTGTTGTATTTGCTTAGTTTCAGAGGCAGTGGCAAGCGCTGGATTAAAATGACAGCTAATAATCTCCTCCTTTTCACTTTGACACCACAAGTTAGAAAGAGTTTTAGTGGAAAAAGCCCAGCAATGAATTTGTGCACTGAAGTTGTTTCTAGCAATTCAACGGAATGCATCTGTTCTGGTCAtgcttttgtatattttttgGGAAGTTAAACATGCACCAAGCTGTAAATCCTAGGAAGAGGCTAACCAAACCTGTCTGAAATGAGGtgagttttttcctttcttcttgtaGCTGCTTGCAAGGGAGTTTAGAATCCTGAGTTGATAAATTTTTAAGAATGTCTACAGCTTTTACAGTATAGTAGTGCATAGTGATGGCTTTTACACGTCAATCAAAATTTTCTGTGCTATAAAATAGGGCTCAAAAATTTATGACAGCTGATAACACAAGTATAATATTAGGTAGTCACAGGTTGCTCTACACCTCAGTTCCATGTTGAGACATTATCAAAGTAGCACATGTTTACCCTCTAAGTTTTTAAGATGTGATTTTACTGTGATTAGCATTTAAATTCACAGTACATCCTGCATCCTACCACTTTTGAGAGTGCACAGACTTGGTGACTCACTGTGTATAAGAAGATCTTAACCTTGGAGGATGTTAAATATCAGCAGTAAATAATGTATAAATACATATCTGTATTACAAAGGGGTTCACAGGGAGCTGCCCTTGTATTTTAAACTGGTTATAATCTGTAGAGAATATTCACAGGTGCAGTTTTGTCTTCCTGTTGGTAGCACAGTCCCTGCACAAACAGACTCAGAGCAGTGTGACTGCACATGAGAGGAGGTGCTCATTGACATAGCCTTGCAGTGCCACTCTTGCCATTTGGGAGGCAAGGGGGGTAGCTCAGCCATGCTGGAGCTCATGACAGTTGGAGTCACTTCCACTCCAAGTACCTGCATCCCTAAAAGCACTGCTGCTCATCTGGGTCTTGTATGAATCCTCACTCTTAGCactatttcttaattaaatgGAATATGTGCAACTCTGGATCTATTGGTGGGTTATGATACACATAAAATAGCAAAATAGTAATTTCGGTGCCAAAATATAAACACTTCTGCTATTAAATATCCAGAAAAGGAGCTTttagaaagtattttcttattCAGTCTAGCTTGCATTAAGAGTACTAGGTCAGagatgtgaaaaagaaaacattctccATTTGTCAATGGAATAAACCAATACAAAATCAAAATTAtgtaattatgaaaaaaattttaaaggagCCTCACCACAAAGTTTTCTGGTGTGTGCAGCAATTCAGCatcctaaattaaaaaaaaaaaaaatctaagttaGAAAAGTTTTAACATTTCAAAGTGATGTCCCTCATAAGATACATACTAAACAAGGTACAATGCTTGAAAGTAATTTCACTATTATGACAAATACCATCACTTACCTTATCTTTCACCATACTTTGTAAGTCGtcaattttcttttgaatctGTTTGTATTTTACTGTTCTGGGTGAAGCTTCAGTCAGCATCACAgtggagcagaagaaaagcatgCAGAAAATAATCATCCTCTCCATCCTgatgagttttcttttaaaatgtgccaGGAGCAAAGTTGTGCTGTTCAAGTGTAACACTCCAGTTTGAGCTGTGCTCAGGTAAAGTCTGCACCTACCTATATATTGCTCCCTGCTGGAGATGGAGAACCCACCCATTTCAGTTTGGAAAGCTTTGTAGAATGGATTAATGAGtaacccttttttcttttccactggcTGGGTGCATGTATGCAGGCTTTTGcgtgggggggggggcagggatTGATGGAGTGAAAGAAAATGTGCCCCATCTGCACATtggacaggaaaaaagagaaaagggtgAATTCCCATTTTCACTTTGAGTCAAGAAATGAACGTACTAAAAAGTTGGTACTTAGAAACCACAGGCCTAGGTAAACAAagattctgcattttttttcctgtgtcatACAGCAGTGAATCTCTTCAGTCtatctgcagcttttctgtacTGCTCTGGAGAAATATGACAGGActtctttcaaaatttaaaattatctcaCTTTATGGCTCCAAGGAGCGTTTGTCAGCTATTTCCTCCTGACATATATAAACTGTGGCTTTTTCATTCTCAGCTTGAATTGTGTTAGAGCTGTGAGTAAAAGATCATCTTAGCATTTAAACCAGCTGAAATTTGCTTTATATTTGTGTGGAACCAGTAGCAGATACATGAACAACATTGTGGAGGGCATGTCCACTGGGAGTGAAGGTTTCAGGGAGATACCTTGTCCTGGGAGAGATGAATCCCTGGAGCACACCCATTACCAAGAGGGGACCACTACTGGAAGAGCAGGGACTAAATCCTGGTGTGTCAATCCCAAGGGACACTGTTGCTTGTGGCAGTGATTCAATGCTTGTGGCACCTAAACACATTTAGTTACAtccttcagcagctgagaaTTTCCCTGGGAATGTAGAAGAATGTGTGAAGTCCAAACAAAAGTCTGTGCAGGCAGTAGGGACTTACTGGACTTCCAGCTCTAGGAATCAGttgattttaaaatcactgaTCTTGATATTTCATCACAAAGAGGGGAAAACCAGCTTTAAGTTTAATGTATTATCATTATTTAATTACTATCAGTACCATTGAAGAGTTCCTATGTGGAATTAGAGAGCAGTTAAAGTCAGTTGGGCACCTTCACTTGTGATGAGTAAAAAGATGGTCATGTATCTGTCAAATGAcatcttttcctctgaaaatctgAAGATTCCAGATGGCTTTGGGGATGCTTTACAAAATGTACACAGAGTTTGGACTGCAGTTGGATGTCTGGTAAGCCATGTAATATTCTGACATGGTATAAAATGTCCCTGTATAAATCTGTCAGGTGGATGAATTTGCGGTGTCAGGCTGGGTCACCTGCTCATCgttcatttaaaaatgagtGTTTAAGCTGGTGACAGCTCTATCTAACATGCTCTGGCATGTTTCTTTTCTATGTACAAATGATTATGTACTCTATGCTGTTTATGTGCTTAAGTAATTTTTCACCATTCAGAAAAGGAATAgcttaaaagaataaattttacaGGTTTTTGTTTAAATACACATAACTGCACTCAGAGTCTCATGCATGCATACACAGACTGTCTCCTGGTGAAAGAGGTAGGTACTAACACCCAATAGAggagaaattctgaaaaatgagaactgaaacaagtaagaaaaatagtttcttcTACCACATAgtctgaaatttcatttcttgaaGAAAAGGTAGTGTGAtgattcccccccccccacagaagcatcttaaaataattttagataagcagcacagctgcactgtgaAGTACAGAGGGTCTACTTaggttttatttgaaatgtctgTTAATTTATGGCTAGGGTTCATTAAAGGAAGTCAGCAGCATCTTTGGTTTGAGAAACCACATGGTGACCAATACTTCTTTTTATCTCCTCTCCCTCCATAGCATTCCTGTGAagaattggggttttttatatcTATTGTCTTAACACCTCCCTGAGGCTGCTGAGAACACAGATTCTTTCCAATAGTGGTGTTCTTTACACAAAGAGGGGTCTTGCCTCTGCTCCTCTTTACCATAACTTCTACATAGGTTGTTGCCTGGTAAAGTGGATGAATGTTGATTTATCCTCTAATCCACTTTTTGATTTACTATTGGAAGTGTTCATGGTAAAGAAACAGGCTGGTGCTAATGTTTACTTTTACTTCTTATTGCCAGTATTTCAATTGTGGATTCTTCTGGGAAGTTTCTTTGAGCCCAGCTACTGGAGGTGGTCATGGTAGCACTGTAAGGCATTTACACATCTTTATTTGGTTGATAGGTTGGGGACTTCTCACTTGGGTGTGTAACAGGACTCTGTTAGCTGTGACATCTTGTGGTGCTTGGCAGTGTTTCAGGCAAAGAGATCACTGTAGGTTTTTGCTAGTCCAGACAACTTCAGAACCATTTCAGAACTTAAGTTAATGCACAGGGTAACTCCCCGTGTCTTTTCAGAAGCTCAGGGCTTAAAGGGGCAGAGGCAGATCTCCACCAAAATCATGGGAGGTGAGATTGCTCTGTCTGAGCTACTCCAGATTAAATCAGTTACATCTGAGATCAGTTTTAAAGCTGGTGGAGTAAATGGGAAATTAAACAATGGGCATTTGACAATGTGGTAACTTCTGTTTGCATATCAGGTCTCTAAAGCTGCTGTATAGTCATCTGTTTTGTGTT encodes:
- the IL21 gene encoding interleukin-21; its protein translation is MERMIIFCMLFFCSTVMLTEASPRTVKYKQIQKKIDDLQSMVKDKDAELLHTPENFVEGCLSTAVTCFKKGVQKLQPASSQDNGAFHKAIRIVNKLTYRDSGEHCESYEKKTCESYEKKTPKEFLKGFENLMQMLYKN